The genomic stretch TATTTAAATCCCCAATATTGAAGTTGAATTCCTTGAAGACTTGTATGAGAACAATTCCAATAGATACTGTGGTGAATCCACAAGCCATGCCCAAGAAATCTACCACTCCTACATTACTCCATTCCCTGAAAAGGATGGCTGAAGCCAGCAAGACTAAAGTGGTAAACACAACATAGTAGATGGCACCAAACACAGAGGAGTCAAAACATTCCAGTGCCTTATTGATGTACCTGAACTGAATGATAATGCTACATCCTAATACTGCCAGAAGTACCAGACAGAGATACAGAGCCCTTTGACTTGATGGGTTATTGTGAAAGATATCTTGAGCAGCCAGCCCAATGCCTTTTGTGCTTGGCACTGTGAAACTGCCCAGCAGAGAGCAAATACTGATGTAAACCATGATATTAGTAGGTCCATGAGCTGGAGCTATCCAGAAGATAAGCAGGAGAAGCATTAGCAGTACTACGCAGAGATAACCCAcgaaaactggaaaacaaaaagaaaacaaggtaaCAGCAAGAAAAAGACTTCTGGTTTGGGATCTACACTGGAGACTTTAGCAGGCAAATCATGTCTCGCCAATGGAACCTCAGGTATATACCACGACTAAGATTTGATACTGAACATAGACTCAAATCACTGAGTTTTTAATTATGTAGTGGACACCTGTGACTGATGACATTCTCATGCTCTTTGTGTAAAACACACCATCATGTGGTAAACTACAGCTGCACATTTGAACTGGATTTAAGATGGcttatttttttgttctcttttacaTTAGGGTTATACTCATTAAAATCCCCTATGACAAATAGCAATAACACCTCATTTGTAACCAGCTTAGTAAAGCACCATGTGTGAATTTAGCAAAGTGCTTAAGCATAAAGTTAAATCCCATTAGAGTCAATGATAAGAGCAGGGACAGCTGGAAGAACCGGGAGGCTGTATCACTTACATTATTGTATTAGTATGCAAATTAGAACAGTGAAAAACATTTCACACTTTCAAGTTTTGAAGAAATATATTTCCTATTCATGTTGTTTGGAGTGAAACTGTAAGTTTAGACCAGGGtgcttgttttcatttccttgcaaattttttgttttgtctttttcttcctccccacccctcccccTAGCTTTGGATGTGGTTTGAGTTTCTCCCACCTAAAGCAGTAAAAGGAAATAGCAACAGTTGTCAATTTAGCTCTTAGGAGAGAAAAGGGGGTTTGAAATGTATTAAGCACTAGTATATGCCATCCAGCAGCTACCAGGGTTTTACTTCTAAGTCTGCCCAACACTCTAGGAGACAGGCATTTCAGGACATGTCTAAATAGATTTCTTTGCACACTAAAGATGTGCAGAAATGTGCTATTTGGAACATAACTGATATCTAGTATAAATTTATAAccaaaaaacaaatgcagaattaaagaacaaaaagacaatggattttttttgtttgtttttataaaacaacataaaatgaGATCCTAGAATTATAACTTTCATTCTCTAGGTAACAAGAAACACTTTTCCATAATTTTAGAAAATTACAAGTTCAAATGGCCACTATTCTTAGTTTGCTGTGAAGGAGAATGTTTTTAAAGGAGTAGTTTAACTCCTAAATTACTCTGttcttctatttatttaaaagctttttgaaaaaaatcttgatttataTCTACATTTTACTTTCTGGGTACATGTATCAATAAACCTGAGGAATTCTAAGGATGGCAAGCCATACTGGTTTGTCCCTGTCACATCATGTTTTCTGCAGAAGTCAGTTTTACTCTCTGTTGGAAGCGGTACAGCTCCTCCTTGCATGCGCTCTTGACCAATTTCACAAAATCATGAGTTAATAAAAGAATGAAGTACCTGGATTTGTAAGCTTCTCTTCAAGTTCAGCCTGAGTCGTTACACTCTCAGACTTTGGGGAATGGATGATGAGAACAACAGACCCAGCGCAGCTCAGAAGACATCCC from Dromaius novaehollandiae isolate bDroNov1 chromosome 1, bDroNov1.hap1, whole genome shotgun sequence encodes the following:
- the NIPA1 gene encoding magnesium transporter NIPA1, producing MRMAVGAAAGDGAEQSPGPAAVSLGLSVAVVSSLVNGSTFVLQKKGIVRARGRGTSYLTDIVWWSGTIAMALGQIGNFLAYTAVPTVLVTPLGALGVPFGSILASYLLKEKLNILGKLGCLLSCAGSVVLIIHSPKSESVTTQAELEEKLTNPVFVGYLCVVLLMLLLLIFWIAPAHGPTNIMVYISICSLLGSFTVPSTKGIGLAAQDIFHNNPSSQRALYLCLVLLAVLGCSIIIQFRYINKALECFDSSVFGAIYYVVFTTLVLLASAILFREWSNVGVVDFLGMACGFTTVSIGIVLIQVFKEFNFNIGDLNKPNMKTD